A window of Chloroflexota bacterium contains these coding sequences:
- a CDS encoding FAD-binding oxidoreductase, whose translation MSNVTAADLHRALQDAGVAAGADTAPYALAGAEPLAVALPATVEELSAAVAAASGLGAAVVPWGGGTRQGLGAPPASYDLALDLRGLDRIVAHEPADLTVTVQAGCTAVALRAALGRAWQWLPMDPPLPDRATIGGTLAAGSAGPLGTGFGLPREMVIGMRAVLADGTVVKSGGNVVKNVTGFALDRLHVGGLGTLGIIAEATFKIVPLPQKEATVIAAFASAEAAAAASAGVASLGLPMLSIELLNEAAWAKATEGLSILPEPVSAAAVQPVNPDAQEGLGDERTWHLVARAAGRPVSVSRSVDAWAAACQSHGGAAAWLQDAESAALAGSVADLGWHDGPPDLAVRISVPMSRGAAVLGVLADARLAASLSVTRGVVRAAWAGDAMPDDASSYLNELRERVAGLGGTVVVESRTPIDSVDPWGPPGDGFEVMRGLKEQYDPQRILNPGRFLGGL comes from the coding sequence TTGTCTAACGTCACCGCCGCCGACCTTCACCGCGCCCTGCAGGACGCCGGAGTCGCCGCGGGCGCGGACACCGCGCCGTACGCGCTAGCGGGCGCCGAGCCGCTGGCCGTCGCGCTGCCCGCCACCGTCGAGGAGCTGAGCGCGGCTGTGGCAGCGGCGTCGGGCCTTGGCGCGGCCGTCGTGCCGTGGGGCGGCGGGACGCGGCAGGGGCTGGGAGCGCCGCCTGCGAGCTACGACCTGGCGCTGGACCTGCGCGGGCTGGACCGCATCGTCGCGCACGAGCCCGCCGACCTCACGGTGACCGTGCAGGCGGGCTGCACCGCCGTCGCGCTGCGGGCCGCGTTGGGACGGGCATGGCAGTGGCTGCCGATGGACCCGCCGCTGCCCGACCGGGCGACCATTGGCGGGACGCTGGCGGCGGGCAGCGCGGGGCCGCTGGGCACGGGCTTCGGACTGCCGCGCGAGATGGTCATCGGCATGCGCGCCGTCCTGGCCGACGGCACGGTGGTCAAGAGCGGCGGCAACGTGGTCAAGAACGTCACGGGCTTCGCGCTGGACCGGCTGCACGTCGGCGGGCTGGGGACGCTGGGGATCATCGCGGAGGCCACGTTCAAGATCGTGCCGCTTCCGCAGAAGGAGGCCACCGTTATCGCGGCCTTCGCGTCCGCCGAGGCCGCCGCCGCCGCAAGCGCGGGGGTGGCATCCCTCGGCCTGCCGATGCTCTCCATCGAGCTGCTGAACGAGGCCGCCTGGGCCAAGGCAACCGAGGGGCTGTCCATCCTGCCTGAGCCGGTTTCAGCCGCCGCCGTCCAACCCGTCAATCCAGATGCCCAAGAAGGGCTGGGCGACGAGCGAACATGGCACCTTGTGGCCCGCGCGGCGGGGAGGCCCGTGTCGGTATCGCGCTCCGTCGACGCATGGGCGGCCGCCTGCCAGAGCCACGGCGGCGCCGCCGCGTGGTTGCAGGACGCGGAGAGCGCGGCGCTTGCCGGCAGCGTCGCCGACCTCGGTTGGCATGACGGGCCGCCGGACCTGGCCGTGCGCATCTCCGTACCGATGTCGCGGGGCGCCGCGGTGCTGGGCGTCCTCGCCGATGCGCGGCTGGCCGCATCGCTCAGCGTCACGCGGGGCGTGGTCCGGGCGGCGTGGGCCGGGGACGCTATGCCGGACGATGCCTCTTCGTATTTGAACGAGCTGCGGGAGCGCGTTGCCGGCCTTGGCGGCACGGTCGTCGTGGAATCGCGGACGCCCATCGACAGCGTCGACCCGTGGGGGCCGCCCGGCGACGGCTTTGAGGTCATGCGCGGGCTGAAGGAGCAGTATGACCCCCAGCGAATCCTCAACCCCGGCCGGTTCCTGGGAGGACTGTAA
- a CDS encoding heterodisulfide reductase-related iron-sulfur binding cluster, with amino-acid sequence MATGVRGKVLAAGFIGADAPREEDLYRCVHCGLCLNACPTYVETGLETESPRGRIALMKAVFEGRAGVEAGVTEHWDLCIQCRACEAACPSGVPYGRLIEQAQAQMRPRRRGLAGRFIAWLAYGQLLPSPGRMRAIGGLLRLYQRSGLRAVVRATRVLRLVRPLGEAEASLPDLSQPAFRASGQVFPARGAVRHRVGLLSGCVMPLFHGPTMEAAVRVLTRNGCEVHVPAAQGCCGSLNLHGGDLDGGRAMARRNIDAFLEAGVDVVVSASAGCGATMKDSAHLFHDDPAYAAKAERFGAMTQDITEFLASLPVDAPRVDATAEPVRVTYQDSCHLVHAQRISAAPRTLMAAVPGLELVEMAHSDRCCGAGGSYQLTQREMSGQLRAHKLEEAAETGAETIATANPGCMVQLSLGAREAGLPVRVCHVVDLLEEAYRREADAAAGQSASR; translated from the coding sequence GTGGCGACCGGCGTTCGCGGCAAGGTGCTGGCGGCAGGGTTCATCGGGGCGGACGCGCCGCGGGAGGAGGACCTCTACCGGTGCGTCCACTGCGGGCTCTGCCTGAACGCGTGCCCCACCTACGTGGAGACAGGGCTTGAGACGGAATCGCCGCGGGGCCGCATTGCGCTGATGAAGGCGGTCTTCGAGGGCCGCGCGGGCGTCGAGGCGGGCGTAACGGAGCACTGGGACCTGTGCATCCAGTGCCGGGCGTGCGAGGCCGCGTGCCCCTCCGGCGTGCCCTACGGGCGGCTCATCGAGCAGGCGCAGGCGCAGATGCGGCCGCGCCGCCGCGGGTTGGCCGGCCGCTTCATCGCGTGGCTGGCGTACGGGCAGCTCCTGCCGAGCCCCGGCAGGATGCGGGCCATCGGCGGGCTGCTGCGGCTCTACCAACGCTCCGGGCTGCGGGCGGTGGTGCGGGCCACGCGCGTCCTGCGGCTTGTGCGGCCGCTGGGCGAGGCGGAGGCGTCGCTGCCGGACCTCTCGCAGCCGGCCTTCCGGGCGTCGGGGCAGGTTTTCCCCGCGCGGGGGGCCGTCCGGCATCGCGTCGGGCTGCTGTCCGGGTGCGTCATGCCGCTCTTCCATGGGCCGACCATGGAGGCGGCCGTCCGGGTGCTCACCCGCAACGGGTGCGAGGTGCACGTCCCAGCGGCGCAGGGGTGCTGCGGCTCGCTGAATCTGCACGGCGGCGACCTGGACGGGGGCCGCGCGATGGCCCGGCGCAACATCGACGCCTTCCTGGAGGCGGGCGTGGACGTGGTGGTCTCGGCGTCCGCGGGGTGCGGGGCGACGATGAAGGACTCGGCGCACCTCTTCCACGACGACCCCGCGTACGCGGCCAAGGCGGAGCGGTTCGGGGCGATGACGCAGGACATCACGGAGTTCCTGGCGTCGCTGCCCGTGGACGCGCCTCGGGTTGATGCGACGGCGGAGCCGGTGCGGGTCACGTACCAGGACTCGTGCCACCTTGTGCACGCGCAGCGGATCTCGGCGGCGCCGCGGACGCTGATGGCAGCGGTGCCGGGGCTGGAGCTGGTCGAGATGGCGCACTCGGACCGGTGCTGCGGCGCGGGGGGCAGCTACCAGTTGACGCAGCGCGAGATGTCCGGGCAGCTCCGGGCCCACAAGCTGGAGGAGGCTGCGGAGACGGGCGCGGAGACCATTGCGACGGCCAACCCCGGGTGCATGGTGCAGCTTTCGCTTGGGGCGCGGGAGGCGGGGCTGCCGGTGCGGGTGTGCCACGTCGTGGACCTGCTGGAGGAGGCGTACCGCCGGGAGGCCGACGCTGCGGCGGGCCAGAGCGCGAGCCGCTAA
- a CDS encoding redoxin domain-containing protein encodes MPHSGSSLPVVLRRPLCVAAVLVALAALLAAACAGGDSTAQLVRSTPTPVPEPTIDLPTLPTPAPLDGSSEFGPFPGEVGSRAEPLAQTNPAHFINTDVFTLDDLKGEVVLIDFWTYTCVNCIRTFPYLQDWHEKYGDIGLNIVGVHTPEFEFEKVRENVEQAMEDFDIDWRVVQDNDFLTWRAFNNRFWPAKYLIDKDGIIQYTHFGEGAYVETESLIRDLLLDAGVNLAGIPANTQEGPEFDERAFNSGIDGNQTRELYAGLNPQFFSRQPYILQTELYSNPAGGPVVFELPETLNNNFLYFHGVWTPTLEHMRHSRETEDFEDFVALRYNGTSVNVVLEAEDEPYRVYITQDESPVPEADWGRDIQADEEGDTFVLVEKDRMYRLIESPEYSGHELRLTSNSEDFIVFAFTFGSYPTGP; translated from the coding sequence ATGCCGCATTCAGGATCGTCCCTCCCCGTCGTTCTGCGCCGCCCCCTGTGTGTGGCCGCGGTGCTCGTGGCGCTGGCGGCGCTGCTGGCGGCGGCGTGCGCGGGGGGCGACTCCACCGCGCAGCTGGTGCGCTCGACGCCGACGCCGGTGCCGGAGCCGACCATCGACCTGCCGACGCTGCCGACGCCGGCGCCCCTCGACGGCAGCTCGGAATTCGGGCCATTCCCGGGCGAGGTGGGCTCCCGCGCGGAGCCGCTGGCGCAGACGAACCCGGCCCACTTCATCAACACGGACGTATTCACTCTGGACGACCTGAAGGGCGAGGTGGTGCTCATCGACTTCTGGACGTACACGTGCGTGAACTGCATACGGACGTTCCCGTACCTGCAGGACTGGCACGAGAAGTACGGCGACATCGGCCTGAACATCGTCGGGGTGCACACGCCGGAGTTCGAGTTCGAGAAGGTGCGAGAGAACGTCGAGCAGGCGATGGAGGACTTCGACATCGACTGGCGGGTGGTGCAGGACAACGACTTCCTGACGTGGCGGGCCTTCAACAACCGGTTCTGGCCGGCCAAGTACCTGATCGACAAGGACGGGATCATCCAGTACACGCACTTTGGCGAGGGGGCGTACGTCGAGACGGAGTCGCTGATCCGCGACCTGCTGCTGGACGCGGGGGTGAACCTTGCGGGGATCCCGGCCAACACGCAGGAGGGGCCGGAATTCGACGAGCGGGCGTTCAACAGCGGCATCGACGGCAACCAGACGCGGGAGCTGTACGCGGGGCTGAACCCGCAGTTCTTCTCGCGGCAGCCGTACATCCTGCAGACGGAGCTGTACAGCAACCCCGCAGGCGGGCCCGTGGTGTTTGAGCTGCCGGAAACGCTGAACAACAACTTCCTCTACTTCCACGGGGTGTGGACGCCCACGCTGGAGCACATGCGGCACTCGCGTGAGACGGAGGACTTCGAGGACTTCGTGGCGCTGCGGTACAACGGCACCAGCGTGAACGTGGTGCTGGAGGCGGAGGACGAGCCGTACCGCGTCTACATCACCCAGGACGAGTCGCCGGTCCCCGAGGCCGACTGGGGCCGGGACATCCAGGCGGACGAGGAGGGCGACACCTTCGTGCTGGTGGAGAAGGACCGGATGTACCGGCTCATCGAGTCGCCGGAGTACAGCGGGCACGAGCTGCGGCTGACCTCCAACTCTGAGGACTTCATCGTCTTTGCGTTCACCTTTGGCAGCTACCCCACCGGGCCGTAG